A region of bacterium DNA encodes the following proteins:
- the nadC gene encoding carboxylating nicotinate-nucleotide diphosphorylase, whose amino-acid sequence MELLDLETLIDTAIKEDIGKGDITTALCLAKEPVIEAQIITNEEGIIAGLDIACIVFKKINEKTRFKKKVEDGEWIKKGNVITSIKGKAQDILAGERVALNFLQHLSGIATSTFKFVEAVKPYPAKIYDTRKTHPGLRAIEKYAVKIGGGNNHRFGLYDGILIKDNHLKIAGGVTAAIKQVQLNPPRGMKIEVETKNLDEVKEAVALGVDVIMLDNMSFEMIREAVKIIKAGNKNILIEVSGGVSLKNVHQIASTGVDIISIGALTHSSKALDLSLEIVSV is encoded by the coding sequence ATGGAATTATTGGACTTAGAAACTCTGATTGATACCGCTATTAAGGAAGATATAGGAAAAGGGGACATAACCACAGCCCTATGTCTGGCAAAAGAACCTGTAATTGAGGCTCAAATTATTACCAATGAAGAGGGTATTATTGCTGGTTTAGATATAGCGTGCATCGTCTTTAAAAAGATAAATGAAAAGACCAGATTTAAGAAAAAGGTAGAAGATGGAGAGTGGATTAAAAAAGGAAATGTCATTACTTCTATCAAAGGAAAGGCACAGGATATTTTAGCTGGAGAAAGGGTGGCATTAAATTTTTTACAACACCTATCCGGGATAGCCACATCAACCTTTAAATTTGTTGAGGCAGTAAAACCTTATCCGGCAAAAATCTATGATACGCGGAAAACTCATCCCGGTTTGAGAGCGATTGAAAAATATGCTGTCAAAATAGGGGGGGGAAATAATCACCGTTTTGGATTATATGATGGCATATTAATTAAAGATAATCATCTCAAAATCGCTGGCGGCGTTACAGCCGCTATCAAACAGGTTCAACTTAACCCACCTCGTGGAATGAAGATAGAGGTGGAGACTAAAAATTTAGATGAGGTAAAAGAGGCAGTTGCACTGGGAGTAGATGTAATTATGCTGGACAATATGAGTTTTGAGATGATTCGGGAGGCAGTCAAAATCATTAAGGCGGGCAATAAGAATATTTTGATTGAGGTCTCAGGCGGGGTCAGTCTAAAGAATGTCCATCAAATAGCCTCTACTGGGGTGGATATTATCTCGATTGGTGCTTTGACACACTCTTCTAAGGCATTGGATTTAAGTCTGGAGATAGTAAGCGTTTAG
- the rnhA gene encoding ribonuclease HI, with protein sequence MNQKKKKQYYVVIQGHKPGIYDKWYGPGGAAEQVVGFPESLYKGFYTQKEIHKWLKEVGETSFLLERVPKLLDKPACSPLEDSNALIKRRKVVIYSDGAAITNPGPGGYGVVLLHKGRRKELSGGYRLTTNNRMELRGCIVGLKALKFKCSVVIWTDSKYVIHGITKGWARRWRANRWMRSPENKAENPDLWAELLELCERHDVKFRWVKGHNGNPQNERCDQLANEMARQRDLPTDEVYEAMKIKKDR encoded by the coding sequence ATGAACCAAAAAAAGAAAAAACAATACTATGTAGTCATCCAGGGGCATAAGCCGGGAATCTACGATAAATGGTATGGACCAGGCGGTGCCGCAGAGCAAGTTGTGGGATTTCCTGAATCGCTTTATAAAGGATTCTACACTCAGAAAGAAATACATAAGTGGTTGAAGGAAGTTGGTGAAACATCATTTCTATTGGAGCGTGTCCCTAAATTACTCGACAAACCTGCGTGTTCACCACTTGAAGATTCCAATGCTTTGATTAAAAGAAGAAAGGTAGTGATTTACAGCGACGGAGCGGCTATTACCAATCCAGGCCCCGGTGGTTATGGCGTGGTCCTCCTTCACAAAGGGCGGAGGAAAGAACTATCCGGGGGTTACCGTCTGACGACTAATAATCGCATGGAACTGCGTGGTTGCATCGTTGGACTCAAGGCTTTGAAGTTCAAGTGTTCAGTGGTTATCTGGACTGACTCAAAGTATGTAATTCACGGTATTACTAAAGGCTGGGCCAGGCGATGGCGCGCCAACAGATGGATGCGTAGTCCAGAAAATAAGGCCGAAAATCCAGATTTATGGGCAGAGTTACTTGAGTTGTGTGAAAGACACGATGTGAAATTTAGATGGGTAAAGGGACATAATGGCAATCCGCAAAACGAACGATGTGACCAATTGGCAAACGAAATGGCCAGACAAAGAGATTTGCCAACAGACGAAGTTTATGAAGCCATGAAAATCAAAAAGGATAGATAA
- a CDS encoding valine--tRNA ligase — MDIPKSYDPHIVEKKWYKFWQENNYFYADANSDKKTFSIVIPPPNVTGSLHMGHALNNTLQDILIRFKRMQGYNTLWLPGTDHAGIATQNVVEKQLRQEGLKRHDLGREKFIQRVWEWKRQYGDLIIEQLKRLGASCDWSRTRFTMDEGLSKAVREVFVSLYQQGFIYQDYYIVNWCPGCQTALADIEVVYRVINGHLDYIKYPGDNDQAIIVATTRPETMLGDTAVAVNPDDKRYKHLIGKEVILPILGRRLKVIGDNFVTPEFGTGAVKVTPAHDPNDFEIGKRHSLQQINILNPDATMNENASHYQGLDRYECRKRLVEDLKAQELLVKRQEYSYSVGHCYRCDTIIEPYLSQQWFVRMKELAKPAIEAVQSGRTEFIPKNWEKTYFEWMENIKDWCISRQIWWGHQIPVWYCQKCKATLVEREDPTKCLKCGSNELIQDQDVLDTWFSSALWPFSTLGYPEKTKDLSTFYPTSVLSTGFDIIFFWVARMMMMGLKFMGNVPFKQVYIHALIRDAEGQKMSKSRGNVIDPLEVIDKYGTDALRFTLAIMAVQGRDILLSEERIEGYRHFCNKLWNAGRLILTNLEDYVQNSEFGIQNSKILSLADKWILSRLNQVIEKVTEGIDSYRFNESAQILYDFIWHEYCDWYLELIKPELGGQRRKITQQLLIDTYEAILRLLHPFMPFITEELWEKLPVHKTTNSIMVTPWLTFNPDQIDLDSIKDMDLIKEIVVSIRTIRSEMKIPPQVKFKTLIIKSKPFAPLEENIVYVTLLTHTAEVIFDLDATRPFGAAVIIVKGVDIYVPLAEVVDLGKEEERLSKELSKVEKELNLLEAKLSNEDFITRAPVEVVDKEKEKLESYISKRDKLVMSLKYYFH, encoded by the coding sequence ATGGATATTCCAAAATCTTACGACCCACATATAGTTGAAAAAAAATGGTATAAATTCTGGCAAGAAAATAACTATTTTTATGCCGATGCTAACTCTGATAAAAAAACATTTTCTATCGTTATCCCCCCTCCGAATGTTACCGGCTCTCTTCACATGGGCCATGCCTTGAATAATACCCTTCAAGATATTTTAATCCGATTTAAAAGGATGCAAGGATATAATACCCTCTGGCTTCCCGGAACAGACCACGCCGGTATTGCCACCCAGAATGTAGTTGAAAAACAACTTCGCCAGGAAGGTTTAAAAAGACACGATTTAGGGAGAGAAAAATTTATACAAAGGGTCTGGGAATGGAAAAGACAATATGGAGATTTGATTATTGAACAATTGAAAAGGTTAGGGGCATCCTGCGATTGGTCAAGAACACGATTTACAATGGATGAAGGATTATCTAAAGCGGTGCGAGAGGTTTTTGTCTCGCTTTATCAACAGGGATTTATCTACCAGGATTATTATATTGTAAATTGGTGTCCAGGATGCCAAACTGCATTAGCCGATATTGAAGTGGTGTATAGAGTTATAAATGGCCACCTGGATTATATTAAATATCCCGGAGACAACGACCAGGCAATAATCGTTGCAACAACAAGACCGGAGACAATGTTAGGCGATACAGCCGTTGCGGTTAATCCAGACGATAAACGATATAAACACCTGATTGGCAAGGAAGTGATATTGCCTATTTTAGGTCGAAGGCTTAAAGTCATAGGTGATAACTTTGTTACCCCTGAATTTGGCACAGGGGCAGTGAAGGTTACCCCAGCACATGACCCAAATGATTTTGAGATTGGTAAAAGGCACTCACTTCAGCAAATCAATATTCTCAATCCAGATGCCACAATGAATGAAAATGCAAGTCATTACCAGGGACTGGATAGATACGAATGTCGAAAAAGATTAGTCGAAGATTTAAAGGCACAAGAATTGTTAGTTAAAAGACAAGAATATTCCTACTCAGTCGGACATTGCTATCGCTGTGATACAATTATTGAGCCTTACTTATCCCAACAGTGGTTTGTCCGAATGAAGGAGCTGGCTAAACCAGCGATTGAAGCCGTCCAATCTGGTCGGACAGAGTTTATCCCTAAAAACTGGGAAAAGACATATTTTGAGTGGATGGAGAATATCAAAGATTGGTGCATCTCAAGACAGATATGGTGGGGACACCAGATACCTGTCTGGTATTGTCAAAAATGTAAAGCCACTTTAGTGGAAAGAGAGGACCCAACTAAATGTCTTAAGTGTGGCAGTAATGAATTGATTCAAGACCAGGATGTGCTTGATACCTGGTTTTCCTCAGCATTATGGCCATTTTCCACACTCGGCTACCCGGAAAAGACAAAAGACCTATCTACATTTTATCCCACTTCCGTGCTTTCTACTGGTTTTGATATTATCTTTTTCTGGGTGGCAAGGATGATGATGATGGGATTGAAATTTATGGGCAATGTCCCTTTTAAGCAGGTCTATATCCATGCCTTAATTAGAGATGCCGAAGGACAAAAAATGAGTAAATCCAGAGGCAATGTCATTGACCCACTGGAAGTAATTGATAAATACGGCACAGATGCACTTAGATTTACACTGGCAATTATGGCTGTGCAAGGCAGGGATATTCTTTTATCCGAAGAAAGAATCGAAGGATACCGACATTTTTGTAATAAATTATGGAACGCCGGCAGACTCATTTTGACGAATTTAGAAGATTATGTTCAAAATTCGGAATTCGGAATTCAAAATTCAAAAATTTTATCATTAGCCGATAAATGGATTCTAAGCCGACTTAATCAGGTAATCGAAAAGGTAACCGAGGGGATAGATTCATATCGTTTTAATGAATCTGCTCAAATACTTTATGACTTTATCTGGCATGAATACTGTGATTGGTATTTAGAATTAATCAAACCAGAATTAGGAGGGCAAAGAAGGAAGATAACACAACAGTTATTAATAGATACCTATGAGGCAATTTTAAGACTTCTGCATCCGTTTATGCCATTTATTACCGAAGAACTATGGGAGAAATTACCTGTTCACAAGACAACAAATTCTATTATGGTTACTCCCTGGCTAACATTCAATCCAGACCAGATAGATTTAGACTCAATAAAGGATATGGATTTGATTAAGGAAATAGTTGTTTCTATCCGCACGATTCGTTCAGAGATGAAGATACCCCCTCAAGTAAAATTTAAAACACTCATTATTAAAAGTAAACCCTTTGCCCCATTGGAAGAAAATATCGTCTATGTGACACTTTTGACTCATACGGCTGAAGTAATCTTTGATTTAGATGCCACCAGGCCATTTGGAGCCGCTGTAATCATCGTTAAAGGAGTTGACATTTATGTCCCATTAGCCGAAGTTGTTGATTTAGGTAAAGAAGAAGAGCGATTGAGTAAAGAACTTTCAAAGGTAGAAAAGGAATTAAACTTACTTGAGGCGAAATTATCCAATGAAGATTTTATCACAAGAGCCCCGGTTGAGGTGGTTGATAAAGAAAAAGAAAAGTTAGAATCTTACATCTCAAAACGCGATAAGTTAGTGATGAGTTTAAAATATTATTTTCATTAA